From Desulfuromonas sp., the proteins below share one genomic window:
- a CDS encoding very short patch repair endonuclease: MPKRDPAITSKIMRAIKSKCTKPERELGAAMWRLGLRYRKHYPVKGKPDFVFIRTKIAVFCDGDFWHGNNWRLRGLSSIDEELLGYDSYWQHKIRRNIQRDTEVTACLEEDGWTVIRLWESQIKESPLGCAKLVKKEHDKRKSISR, encoded by the coding sequence ATGCCCAAGAGAGATCCTGCTATAACAAGTAAAATAATGCGGGCTATCAAAAGTAAATGTACCAAACCAGAGAGAGAGCTAGGTGCCGCAATGTGGCGACTTGGCTTGCGTTACAGAAAACACTATCCTGTTAAAGGAAAACCAGATTTTGTTTTTATAAGGACCAAAATTGCTGTATTTTGTGACGGAGATTTTTGGCATGGCAACAACTGGCGACTTAGAGGGTTGAGCAGTATTGATGAAGAGTTGCTTGGTTATGATTCCTATTGGCAACACAAAATACGAAGAAACATCCAGAGAGATACCGAAGTAACTGCATGCTTAGAGGAGGATGGATGGACAGTAATAAGACTCTGGGAAAGTCAAATCAAGGAGTCGCCATTAGGTTGTGCGAAGCTCGTTAAAAAGGAGCATGACAAAAGAAAGAGCATTAGTCGATGA
- the dcm gene encoding DNA (cytosine-5-)-methyltransferase, translating into MNEKGVKLGVSKRVLSLFSGCGGMDLGLEGGFEVLEASVNQEVNPEFFEERTRDGWVRLKGTGFETVFANDIFEAAQVAWQHHFSHRSNRVSEYSGMSIVDLVKKAKVENVFPENIDIVTGGFPCQDFSIAGKRKGFDSHKCHKGNLIDINNVATQENRGMLYTWMKEVVRLVKPKVFIAENVKGLITLENVKEVIARDFEGVGGGYFVFAKLLKAMEFGVPQTRERIIFIGLRKDSLRLEANSLLESGCLPIHLDPFPIPTHCNKEAIPKDLKPIVTTGQALAGLKEPGDSVDDLSQYHYSKAKWMGNHCQGQKEIDLDGPGPTIRSEHHGNIEFRRLSAQHGGRYSDELTKGFGERRLTLRECARIQTFPDDFQFVIQNSDGGRGYELNPTNGYKVIGNAVPPLLAYHLAYRLKRIWKDLFE; encoded by the coding sequence ATGAATGAAAAAGGGGTGAAGCTTGGTGTTTCTAAAAGAGTTCTCTCACTCTTTTCTGGATGTGGGGGAATGGATCTAGGGCTGGAAGGTGGATTTGAGGTTTTGGAAGCTTCTGTTAACCAAGAAGTCAACCCTGAATTTTTCGAAGAGAGAACACGCGATGGGTGGGTCAGGCTCAAGGGGACAGGGTTTGAGACCGTTTTTGCAAATGATATTTTCGAAGCGGCACAAGTAGCTTGGCAGCACCATTTTAGTCACAGGTCGAATAGGGTATCAGAATATTCAGGTATGAGCATTGTTGATCTTGTGAAAAAGGCCAAGGTTGAAAATGTTTTTCCCGAAAATATAGATATTGTTACAGGGGGATTCCCTTGTCAAGACTTTAGTATTGCCGGAAAGAGAAAAGGATTTGACTCCCATAAGTGTCATAAGGGCAACCTTATTGACATTAACAATGTCGCTACCCAAGAAAACAGGGGCATGCTCTATACTTGGATGAAAGAAGTAGTCCGCCTTGTTAAACCCAAAGTTTTCATTGCTGAAAATGTAAAAGGCTTAATTACTTTAGAAAATGTCAAAGAAGTCATAGCAAGGGATTTCGAAGGAGTTGGTGGTGGGTATTTTGTGTTCGCTAAGCTATTAAAGGCAATGGAATTTGGGGTGCCGCAAACAAGAGAGAGAATAATATTTATAGGGCTCAGAAAAGACAGCCTTAGGTTAGAAGCTAATTCGTTGCTTGAGAGCGGATGTTTGCCAATTCATCTCGACCCCTTTCCCATTCCGACCCATTGCAACAAAGAAGCAATTCCTAAGGACTTGAAGCCAATAGTTACTACCGGACAAGCATTGGCTGGACTTAAGGAGCCAGGTGATTCTGTCGATGATTTGTCTCAGTACCATTACTCGAAGGCTAAATGGATGGGCAATCACTGTCAGGGGCAAAAAGAAATTGACTTAGATGGTCCTGGCCCTACCATCAGGTCTGAACATCATGGAAATATTGAGTTCCGTCGGTTATCCGCTCAACATGGTGGTCGCTATTCTGACGAGTTAACGAAAGGGTTTGGAGAACGGCGATTAACTTTAAGGGAATGCGCAAGGATACAGACATTTCCTGATGATTTTCAGTTTGTTATACAAAATTCTGATGGGGGAAGAGGGTATGAGCTCAATCCCACAAATGGCTACAAAGTCATTGGCAATGCCGTGCCCCCATTGTTAGCTTACCACTTGGCATATAGGCTCAAGCGTATATGGAAAGATTTATTCGAATAG
- a CDS encoding aldo/keto reductase has translation MTPGTEEQPKDFSSTILPTIDKPVCRMGIAGNYGLDPTDIVWAAEQGANYWLWGASFKKVTEGIKEVIRQDRDKHVVAMLGWGAFGWQVRQSVEGALRKLETDYLDVFKLSWLGKMSGYRKGVVDTLLRLKEEGKIRAIGTSIHDRRRAGRLALDSEIDLFMIRYNAKHPGAEEDIFPHLAKRNPAVVSYTALAWQQLTRPLQGVDMPPWPGAEPLAVPPLTPQLCYRFVLTNPHVHLVLTGPGNREQLKQNFATLQQGPLSPAESDWVRDYGRLVKARKKLDYVK, from the coding sequence ATGACCCCAGGCACGGAAGAACAGCCTAAGGACTTCTCTTCCACCATCCTCCCCACCATCGACAAACCCGTCTGCCGCATGGGCATCGCCGGCAACTACGGCCTTGATCCCACCGATATCGTCTGGGCGGCGGAGCAGGGGGCCAACTACTGGCTCTGGGGGGCGAGCTTCAAGAAAGTCACCGAGGGGATCAAAGAGGTCATCCGGCAAGACCGGGACAAACACGTGGTGGCCATGCTCGGCTGGGGGGCCTTCGGCTGGCAGGTGCGGCAGAGCGTCGAGGGCGCCCTGCGCAAATTGGAGACCGACTACCTCGACGTCTTCAAGCTGAGCTGGTTGGGCAAGATGTCCGGCTACCGCAAGGGGGTGGTCGACACCCTGCTGCGGCTGAAGGAGGAGGGCAAGATCCGGGCGATCGGCACCAGCATTCACGACCGCCGGCGCGCCGGCCGGCTGGCCCTCGACTCCGAGATCGACCTCTTTATGATCCGCTACAACGCCAAACACCCCGGCGCGGAAGAGGACATCTTCCCCCATCTCGCCAAGCGCAACCCGGCCGTCGTCAGCTATACAGCGCTGGCCTGGCAGCAGCTGACCCGGCCGCTGCAAGGGGTCGACATGCCGCCCTGGCCGGGAGCGGAACCGCTCGCCGTGCCGCCGTTGACGCCCCAGCTCTGCTATCGTTTCGTCCTCACCAATCCCCACGTCCACCTGGTGCTGACCGGCCCCGGCAACCGCGAGCAACTCAAGCAGAACTTCGCGACCCTGCAGCAGGGACCCTTGTCACCGGCAGAATCAGACTGGGTGCGGGACTACGGCCGCCTGGTCAAAGCCAGGAAAAAGCTCGATTATGTGAAATGA
- a CDS encoding peptidoglycan-binding protein, which produces MRARNTGTATALLIALGLFGLTLLSGCDQEQVKTAQVEETRTAAKKLLSSTPAEEMTSSGMEDVEARLAQVEARESELNKLQQSLSSRENELNQLRAQVDEKLKESQLTGDEAREYQKGLADLGRQAGQSGVSKVGSALPPDASTGECFAKVAVPPQYETVTEKVLKRQASERIEVIPAKYEKVLEKVLVEAEVQKLEVVPATFGFEEETVMLKPAAKKIVEVPAVYEKVSEKVLVREAHSEWKKGTGPVQRIDQATGDIMCLVEVPAQYKVVTKQVLKSPATTQVTEVPAVFKTVKKRVMKTPPTTKTVTIPAKYKTIEVTKMVTPPTEKRIPVPEEWQTVSKKQLVSEGRMEWRSILCDTNMTRDRIEDIQRALLNAGHDPGPIDGVIGSETMAAVHAFQKAKSLPMDQYLNVATIKALGVNPR; this is translated from the coding sequence ATGCGCGCACGGAACACCGGAACGGCAACGGCTCTCCTTATCGCTCTCGGCTTGTTTGGCCTGACCCTTCTGTCGGGATGCGATCAGGAACAGGTGAAAACCGCCCAGGTAGAAGAAACCAGGACAGCGGCCAAGAAACTCCTCTCTTCTACCCCGGCAGAAGAGATGACGTCTTCTGGCATGGAGGATGTCGAAGCCCGCCTGGCCCAGGTCGAGGCCAGGGAAAGCGAGCTGAACAAGCTGCAGCAGAGCCTCTCGTCCCGCGAGAACGAGTTGAACCAGTTAAGGGCCCAGGTGGACGAAAAACTGAAGGAGTCGCAGTTGACGGGAGACGAGGCGCGGGAATACCAGAAGGGTCTCGCGGACCTGGGACGGCAGGCCGGTCAGAGCGGCGTTTCGAAAGTGGGTTCTGCGCTGCCGCCGGACGCCAGCACCGGCGAATGTTTCGCCAAGGTGGCCGTTCCTCCTCAGTACGAAACGGTTACCGAGAAGGTTTTGAAACGCCAGGCGTCCGAGAGGATCGAGGTGATCCCGGCGAAATACGAAAAAGTCCTGGAAAAAGTCCTGGTGGAGGCCGAAGTCCAGAAGCTCGAAGTCGTTCCCGCGACCTTCGGCTTCGAAGAAGAGACCGTGATGCTGAAACCGGCCGCGAAAAAAATCGTCGAGGTCCCGGCCGTCTATGAAAAGGTTTCAGAAAAGGTGCTCGTCAGGGAGGCCCATTCGGAGTGGAAAAAGGGGACCGGCCCCGTGCAGAGGATCGACCAGGCCACCGGGGATATCATGTGCCTTGTAGAGGTTCCCGCTCAATACAAGGTCGTGACCAAGCAGGTTCTGAAATCCCCCGCGACGACACAGGTGACGGAAGTGCCCGCCGTATTCAAAACCGTCAAAAAACGGGTCATGAAGACGCCCCCGACCACAAAGACGGTGACCATCCCCGCAAAATACAAAACCATCGAAGTCACCAAGATGGTCACTCCGCCGACCGAAAAACGGATCCCAGTTCCCGAGGAATGGCAGACCGTCAGCAAAAAACAGCTCGTATCGGAGGGACGCATGGAATGGCGCTCGATCCTCTGCGATACGAACATGACAAGGGATCGCATCGAGGACATCCAGAGAGCCCTGCTCAACGCGGGACACGACCCCGGCCCCATCGACGGCGTTATCGGGTCGGAAACGATGGCGGCGGTCCACGCCTTCCAGAAGGCGAAGAGCCTGCCCATGGATCAGTATCTCAACGTCGCGACCATCAAGGCCCTCGGGGTCAATCCCCGCTAG
- a CDS encoding aminotransferase class V-fold PLP-dependent enzyme: RLQSTLVAKIPALEINGREAERLPNTLNLALHGVEGEAILYELSRQGICASSGSACTSGSLDPSHVLQAMEVPFTAIHGSLRISLSRYTEEAEVERIIEVLPPIVASLRRLSPFWDDKRNCLKV, from the coding sequence CCGCCTCCAGAGCACCCTGGTGGCGAAGATCCCGGCCCTCGAGATCAACGGCAGGGAGGCGGAGCGCCTGCCCAACACCCTGAACCTGGCGCTCCACGGCGTCGAGGGCGAGGCGATCCTCTACGAGCTGAGCCGCCAGGGCATCTGCGCCTCCAGCGGCTCGGCCTGCACCTCCGGCTCCCTCGACCCCTCCCACGTCCTTCAGGCGATGGAGGTCCCCTTCACCGCCATCCACGGCTCCCTGCGGATCAGCCTCAGCCGCTACACCGAGGAGGCCGAGGTCGAGCGGATCATCGAGGTCCTCCCCCCGATCGTCGCCAGCCTGCGCCGCCTCTCGCCCTTCTGGGATGACAAGCGAAACTGCCTGAAGGTTTAG